One Cohnella candidum genomic region harbors:
- the fapR gene encoding transcription factor FapR gives MERVPKRQRHQQLSKLLEENPFLTDRELTRLLKVSIQTIRLDRLELAIPELRERLKMMAERSYDPVKSLPLHEVIGDIVDLQLDKSGISIFEITGEHVFSRSGIARGHHVFAQANSLAVAVINDEIALTSSADIRFVRPARLGEKCIAKAYVRSSGGQKGKAKVEVFTYVGEEMVFQGNFVIYRSAGVSEHEGGEIRENRH, from the coding sequence TTGGAACGAGTTCCGAAACGACAGCGTCACCAGCAGCTCAGCAAGCTGTTGGAGGAAAACCCGTTTCTGACCGACCGCGAGTTGACCCGGCTGCTGAAGGTCAGCATTCAGACCATCCGTCTGGATCGGCTTGAACTGGCGATTCCGGAGCTGCGGGAACGTTTGAAAATGATGGCGGAACGCTCGTACGATCCCGTGAAGTCTTTGCCGCTGCACGAGGTGATCGGGGACATCGTCGATCTCCAGCTCGACAAGAGCGGCATCTCGATATTCGAAATCACCGGCGAGCACGTGTTCTCCCGCAGCGGCATCGCGCGGGGGCATCACGTATTCGCGCAAGCGAACTCGCTCGCGGTGGCGGTCATCAACGACGAAATCGCGCTGACCTCGTCCGCCGACATCCGGTTCGTCCGGCCCGCGCGGCTGGGGGAGAAGTGCATCGCCAAGGCTTACGTCCGTTCCAGCGGCGGACAGAAAGGCAAAGCCAAGGTCGAAGTCTTTACCTACGTCGGGGAAGAGATGGTATTCCAAGGGAATTTCGTCATTTACCGGTCAGCAGGAGTTTCCGAACACGAAGGAGGCGAAATCCGTGAAAATCGCCATTGA
- the rpmF gene encoding 50S ribosomal protein L32, translated as MAVPFGKTSKSRKNKRRTHFKLVVPGMVKCEQCGELKLAHRVCKVCGTYKSREVIKQ; from the coding sequence ATGGCAGTACCTTTTGGAAAAACATCGAAATCCCGCAAAAACAAGCGTCGGACGCACTTCAAATTGGTCGTTCCGGGCATGGTGAAATGCGAGCAATGCGGCGAGCTGAAGCTGGCGCACCGCGTTTGCAAAGTATGCGGAACCTACAAATCGCGTGAAGTGATCAAGCAATAA
- a CDS encoding YceD family protein yields the protein MLLHVQELLSRHKPTELRGTLELDELFRDYRDVSPLGPMEYELTAQASNKRIAVTGKLTCKLRLLCSRCLAPIDELFVIPFEETFQVMKESDPEPDEEDEVVPVTGERIDLRPFLEEELVVQLPLAPLCKEDCKGLCPECGTNRNEQACACKTDRIDPRLEALQNWFKPE from the coding sequence ATGCTTCTTCATGTCCAAGAATTGCTCTCCCGGCATAAGCCGACGGAGCTGCGAGGAACTCTCGAGCTGGACGAACTGTTCCGGGACTACCGGGACGTGTCGCCGCTCGGCCCCATGGAATACGAATTGACCGCCCAGGCGTCGAACAAGAGAATCGCCGTGACCGGCAAGCTGACCTGTAAGCTTCGTTTGCTGTGCTCGCGCTGTTTGGCCCCGATCGACGAGCTGTTCGTCATTCCTTTCGAGGAAACGTTCCAAGTAATGAAGGAAAGCGATCCGGAACCGGACGAAGAAGACGAAGTGGTGCCGGTAACGGGCGAACGGATCGATTTGCGTCCCTTTTTGGAAGAAGAGCTGGTAGTCCAACTGCCTCTCGCGCCGCTTTGCAAGGAAGACTGCAAAGGCTTATGTCCGGAATGCGGCACCAATCGGAACGAACAGGCCTGCGCCTGCAAGACCGATCGCATCGATCCGCGTCTTGAAGCGCTTCAGAACTGGTTCAAACCCGAATGA
- a CDS encoding nucleotidyltransferase has translation MRTVGVVVEYNPLHNGHLYHLHQSKKITGADCAVAVMSGHFLQRGEPALADKWARAEMALRAGCDLVLELPVAYSAQPAQWFAYGAVAVLHAAGVVDSLCFGSESGDLEALNAAAGLLSDEPEGLAERLAARLKEGVPYPSAYTAAAQELLEARGLKDIAFSLEQPNHTLGLHYLIALRQLGSGIVPYTVRREKSGYGQTDITDAAIASATALRKQIAETGSWDGIAPYVPAFTLEILKREAAAGRSPVDWESFARPLFHELLRSDAAGLAKYAEVTEGLEYRIRRAASQVSEWSVEALLGRLKTKRYTRTKLQRTLARILLGHPKEVLTPERLAGGPAYIRVLGFTPRGRELLREMRVRASVPVVDSAARGDWAFLAMDARASAVYSLAFRDPDPALALRDYTEPPLRI, from the coding sequence ATGCGAACGGTCGGAGTCGTCGTCGAATACAATCCCCTGCATAACGGTCATCTCTATCATTTACACCAATCGAAAAAAATAACAGGCGCCGATTGCGCGGTGGCCGTGATGAGCGGCCATTTCCTGCAGCGCGGCGAGCCCGCCCTGGCGGACAAGTGGGCGCGGGCGGAGATGGCCTTGCGCGCCGGCTGCGACCTGGTGCTGGAATTGCCTGTCGCCTACAGCGCGCAGCCGGCGCAATGGTTCGCTTACGGAGCCGTGGCCGTGCTGCATGCGGCGGGCGTCGTGGACAGCCTCTGCTTCGGGAGCGAAAGCGGGGATCTTGAAGCCTTGAACGCCGCGGCCGGCCTGCTGTCGGACGAGCCGGAAGGGCTGGCGGAACGGCTTGCCGCCCGTTTGAAGGAAGGCGTCCCCTACCCGTCCGCTTACACGGCGGCGGCGCAGGAGCTGCTCGAGGCGCGCGGCCTGAAGGACATCGCCTTCTCGCTGGAGCAGCCCAACCACACGCTCGGGCTCCACTATTTGATCGCCCTGCGGCAGCTGGGCAGCGGGATCGTCCCGTATACCGTGCGCAGGGAAAAGTCCGGCTACGGCCAAACCGATATCACGGACGCCGCGATCGCCAGCGCGACCGCCCTGCGCAAGCAGATCGCGGAAACGGGATCCTGGGACGGCATCGCGCCTTACGTGCCGGCCTTCACGCTCGAAATCCTGAAGCGGGAAGCCGCGGCGGGACGGTCCCCGGTCGATTGGGAATCGTTCGCCCGCCCTCTGTTCCACGAGCTTCTCCGTTCCGACGCCGCGGGCCTGGCGAAATACGCCGAGGTCACGGAGGGCTTGGAATACCGGATCCGCCGGGCGGCATCGCAAGTTTCGGAGTGGTCAGTCGAAGCGTTGCTGGGCCGTCTGAAGACGAAGCGATATACGCGGACGAAGCTTCAAAGGACGCTGGCCCGCATCCTTCTCGGACATCCTAAGGAAGTTTTAACTCCGGAACGGCTCGCCGGCGGACCGGCCTACATTCGCGTGCTCGGGTTCACGCCCCGGGGGCGGGAGCTGCTGCGCGAAATGCGCGTTCGGGCGTCCGTCCCCGTCGTCGATTCCGCCGCGCGCGGGGACTGGGCGTTTCTGGCGATGGACGCCAGGGCCTCGGCCGTCTACTCGCTCGCTTTCCGGGATCCGGATCCGGCGCTGGCTCTCCGCGACTACACGGAACCTCCCTTAAGGATTTAA